Proteins encoded together in one Anoxybacillus flavithermus window:
- the ileS gene encoding isoleucine--tRNA ligase: MDYKDTLLMPKTDFPMRGNLPQREPQMQAKWDEMDIYRKVQERTKDRPLFVLHDGPPYANGDIHMGHALNKILKDFIVRYKSMSGYCAPYVPGWDTHGLPIETALTKNKGVNRKEMSVAEFRKLCEQYAYEQIDRQREQFKRLGVRGDWDNPYITLTPEYEAQQIKVFGEMAKKGLIYKGLKPVYWSPSSESALAEAEIEYKDKRSPSIYVAFPVKDGKGVLDGDEKIVIWTTTPWTIPANLGIAVHPELQYSVVEADGGKYVVASELLQSVQKEIGWEHVTVLKTVKGSELEYVVAKHPFYDRDSLVICGEHVTTDAGTGCVHTAPGHGEDDFIVGQKYGLGVLCPVDERGYMTEEAPGFAGMFYDDANKAITEKLQEVGALLKLSFITHSYPHDWRTKQPTIFRATAQWFASIDKIREQLLKAVEETKWVPAWGEIRIHNMIRDRGDWCISRQRAWGVPIPVFYAENGEPIITDETIEHVSNLFRQYGSNVWFEREAKDLLPEGFTHPGSPNGRFTKETDIMDVWFDSGSSHQAVLEERDDLQRPADLYLEGSDQYRGWFNSSLSTAVAVTGKAPYKGVLSHGFVLDGEGRKMSKSLGNVVVPAKVMEQLGADILRLWVASVDYQADVRISDNILKQVAEVYRKIRNTFRFMLGNLFDFNPAEHTVAIEQLREVDRYMLIKLNRLIDKVKQAYETYEFATIYHEINNFCTVDLSAFYFDFSKDVLYIEAANNHERRSIQTVLYETLVALTKLVAPILPHTADEVWSYIPHVKEESVQLVDMPEAVHIDDADRIVAKWDAFMELRDEVLKALEVARNEKLIGKSLTAHVILYPTDDTKALIDSIEEDMKQLLIVSAFSIGGTFADAPSEAQTFTKTAIVVKQAEGKMCARCWVVTPTVGEDADHPELCPRCVAIVKQ, from the coding sequence ATGGATTACAAAGATACGTTATTAATGCCAAAGACCGATTTCCCGATGCGCGGAAATCTTCCACAACGTGAACCACAAATGCAAGCAAAATGGGATGAAATGGACATTTATCGAAAAGTGCAAGAGCGTACAAAAGATCGCCCGCTTTTCGTATTGCATGACGGACCGCCGTATGCGAACGGCGACATTCATATGGGACATGCCCTTAATAAAATTTTAAAAGACTTTATCGTTCGCTATAAGTCAATGAGCGGCTATTGTGCTCCGTACGTACCGGGCTGGGATACGCACGGCTTGCCAATTGAAACGGCGCTGACGAAAAATAAAGGCGTCAATCGGAAAGAAATGAGCGTTGCGGAATTCCGCAAGCTATGTGAGCAATATGCATACGAGCAAATCGACCGCCAGCGCGAACAATTTAAACGCCTTGGTGTGCGCGGCGATTGGGACAATCCTTACATTACGTTAACGCCAGAATATGAAGCACAACAAATTAAAGTATTTGGTGAAATGGCAAAAAAAGGATTAATTTATAAAGGATTAAAACCTGTGTATTGGTCTCCATCAAGTGAATCGGCGCTTGCCGAAGCGGAAATCGAGTACAAAGACAAACGTTCCCCATCGATTTACGTCGCTTTTCCTGTCAAAGACGGAAAAGGAGTGCTTGATGGGGATGAAAAAATCGTCATTTGGACGACGACGCCATGGACGATTCCAGCGAACTTAGGTATCGCTGTTCATCCAGAGTTGCAATATAGCGTCGTTGAGGCAGACGGTGGCAAATATGTCGTTGCATCCGAGTTATTACAATCGGTACAAAAAGAAATCGGCTGGGAGCATGTGACTGTATTAAAAACAGTGAAAGGAAGCGAACTCGAATACGTCGTTGCGAAACATCCGTTTTACGACCGCGATTCGCTCGTCATTTGTGGCGAACACGTCACAACAGACGCCGGAACAGGTTGCGTTCATACGGCCCCAGGACACGGGGAAGACGACTTTATCGTCGGCCAAAAGTACGGCTTAGGTGTCCTTTGCCCTGTCGATGAGCGCGGATATATGACAGAAGAAGCGCCAGGGTTTGCTGGCATGTTTTACGATGACGCAAACAAAGCGATTACAGAAAAGCTACAAGAAGTAGGTGCTTTATTAAAACTATCGTTTATTACGCACTCATATCCGCACGACTGGCGGACGAAGCAACCGACGATTTTCCGTGCGACAGCTCAATGGTTTGCGTCCATCGACAAAATTCGTGAGCAATTGTTGAAAGCTGTCGAAGAAACGAAATGGGTGCCGGCATGGGGTGAAATTCGCATCCACAACATGATTCGCGATCGCGGCGACTGGTGCATTTCGCGCCAACGCGCATGGGGGGTACCAATTCCGGTCTTTTATGCCGAAAATGGTGAGCCAATTATTACAGACGAAACGATTGAACACGTATCGAACTTGTTCCGCCAATACGGTTCAAACGTTTGGTTTGAGCGCGAAGCGAAAGATTTGCTCCCAGAAGGGTTTACGCATCCAGGTAGCCCGAACGGACGCTTTACGAAAGAAACAGATATTATGGACGTATGGTTCGACTCTGGTTCTTCTCATCAAGCGGTATTAGAAGAACGCGATGATTTACAACGTCCAGCAGATCTTTATTTAGAAGGGTCCGACCAATATCGCGGCTGGTTTAACTCATCGCTTTCCACCGCAGTTGCAGTTACCGGAAAAGCGCCGTATAAAGGCGTATTAAGCCACGGCTTCGTACTAGATGGCGAAGGACGAAAAATGAGCAAATCGCTCGGCAACGTCGTCGTGCCAGCAAAAGTCATGGAACAGCTTGGTGCCGACATTTTGCGTCTTTGGGTTGCTTCTGTCGACTATCAAGCGGACGTGCGCATTTCTGACAACATTTTAAAACAAGTCGCAGAAGTATATCGTAAAATTCGCAACACGTTCCGTTTCATGCTCGGGAACTTATTCGATTTCAATCCTGCAGAACATACGGTAGCGATCGAGCAGTTGCGCGAAGTGGACCGTTACATGCTCATTAAATTAAATCGTCTCATCGACAAAGTAAAACAAGCGTATGAAACGTATGAATTTGCGACGATTTACCATGAAATAAACAACTTCTGCACCGTCGATTTAAGCGCTTTTTACTTCGATTTTTCAAAAGACGTGTTGTACATCGAAGCGGCAAATAATCATGAACGTCGTTCGATTCAAACGGTGTTGTATGAAACGCTTGTAGCGTTAACGAAACTTGTTGCGCCAATTTTACCGCATACGGCAGATGAAGTGTGGTCGTACATTCCACACGTCAAAGAAGAAAGCGTACAGCTTGTCGATATGCCAGAAGCGGTGCATATTGATGATGCAGATCGCATCGTTGCGAAATGGGATGCGTTTATGGAATTGCGCGATGAAGTATTAAAAGCGCTAGAAGTGGCGCGCAATGAAAAACTAATCGGCAAGTCGCTAACGGCGCACGTCATTTTATATCCGACGGACGACACGAAAGCGCTCATCGATTCAATTGAAGAAGATATGAAACAGCTATTAATCGTTTCAGCATTTTCGATCGGCGGAACGTTTGCTGATGCACCGAGCGAGGCGCAAACATTTACGAAAACAGCGATTGTCGTCAAACAAGCGGAAGGAAAAATGTGCGCACGTTGCTGGGTCGTTACACCAACAGTCGGCGAAGATGCAGACCATCCAGAGCTATGTCCACGTTGTGTGGCCATTGTCAAGCAATAA
- the pyrR gene encoding bifunctional pyr operon transcriptional regulator/uracil phosphoribosyltransferase PyrR produces MQKAIVLDEQAIRRALTRIAHEIIERNKGIDDCVLIGVKTRGIYLAKRLAERIEQIEGTSIPVGELDITLYRDDLTVKTDDREPLVKGTDVPFSVTNRKVVLVDDVLFTGRTVRAAMDAVMDLGRPAQIQLAVLVDRGHRELPIRADFVGKNIPTSSAERIVVELKEVDDIDQVSIHE; encoded by the coding sequence ATGCAAAAGGCCATTGTATTAGACGAACAAGCGATTCGACGCGCGTTGACGCGCATTGCTCACGAAATTATTGAGCGCAATAAAGGGATTGACGATTGCGTCCTCATCGGTGTTAAGACGCGCGGCATTTACTTAGCAAAGCGATTAGCTGAACGCATTGAACAAATTGAAGGAACGTCTATTCCTGTTGGCGAGTTAGATATTACATTATATCGTGATGATTTAACAGTAAAAACAGACGATCGTGAACCGCTTGTGAAAGGAACGGACGTCCCATTTTCTGTTACAAATCGAAAAGTCGTTTTAGTTGATGACGTATTATTTACAGGCCGAACGGTGCGCGCCGCCATGGATGCCGTTATGGATCTCGGTCGTCCGGCGCAAATTCAATTAGCTGTTCTCGTTGACCGCGGTCATCGCGAGTTGCCGATTCGGGCTGATTTCGTCGGCAAAAACATCCCGACATCAAGCGCAGAAAGAATTGTCGTCGAATTAAAAGAAGTAGACGACATCGATCAAGTGAGCATACATGAATAA
- the lspA gene encoding signal peptidase II — translation MLYYLLAFVVILIDQWTKWLVVRYMELGESIPIIENVLYITSHRNRGAAWGMLQGQFWLFYLITIVVVVGIVIYIQRLQPTQRLFGIALGLMLGGALGNFIDRVFRKEVVDFIHAYIFSYSFPIFNVADAALTIGVALMFIYTWTEEKQRKGMNDGANSTHD, via the coding sequence ATGTTATATTATTTGCTTGCTTTTGTCGTTATATTGATCGACCAATGGACAAAATGGCTTGTCGTTCGCTATATGGAATTAGGGGAAAGCATTCCAATTATTGAAAACGTGTTATACATTACATCGCATCGCAATCGTGGAGCGGCATGGGGCATGTTGCAAGGACAATTTTGGCTGTTTTATTTGATTACAATTGTCGTCGTTGTCGGCATCGTCATATACATTCAACGGTTGCAACCGACGCAACGGCTGTTTGGCATCGCGCTCGGGCTCATGCTTGGCGGCGCGCTCGGGAACTTTATTGATCGCGTATTTCGAAAAGAAGTTGTCGATTTCATTCATGCGTACATATTTAGTTACAGCTTTCCGATTTTTAACGTTGCTGATGCCGCGTTAACGATTGGTGTCGCGCTCATGTTTATTTATACATGGACCGAAGAAAAACAACGAAAGGGAATGAACGATGGAGCAAATTCAACTCACGATTGA
- a CDS encoding DivIVA domain-containing protein yields the protein MPLTPLDIHNKEFSRGFRGYDEDEVNEFLDQVIKDYEMVLREKKQLEEKVKELTEKLNYFTNIEETLNKSILIAQETAEEVKRNAQKEAKLIIKEAEKNADRIISEALAKTRKIAMEVEELKRQAKVFRSRFKMLIEAQLDMLNNDDWDHLLDYKLDDEAVQEITES from the coding sequence ATGCCGTTAACGCCGTTAGATATTCATAATAAAGAATTTAGCCGAGGCTTTCGCGGATATGATGAAGATGAAGTAAACGAATTTTTAGATCAAGTGATTAAAGACTACGAAATGGTGTTGCGTGAAAAAAAGCAATTAGAAGAAAAAGTGAAAGAGCTGACAGAAAAACTCAACTATTTTACAAATATTGAAGAAACGTTAAATAAATCGATTTTAATTGCGCAAGAAACAGCCGAAGAAGTGAAGCGAAACGCGCAAAAAGAAGCGAAGCTCATCATTAAAGAAGCGGAAAAAAACGCGGATCGCATCATTAGCGAGGCGCTCGCCAAAACGCGGAAAATCGCGATGGAAGTCGAAGAATTAAAACGGCAAGCGAAAGTGTTTCGCAGTCGTTTTAAAATGTTAATTGAAGCGCAGCTCGATATGTTAAACAACGACGATTGGGATCATTTATTAGATTACAAACTTGATGATGAAGCGGTGCAAGAAATAACAGAGTCTTGA
- a CDS encoding RluA family pseudouridine synthase has protein sequence MEQIQLTIEEQHDGERIDKVIAELNEQWSRSQVQQWLKEGRVLVNGKAVKPNYKCHVDDEVVISIPDPEPLDVEPEPIPLDIYYEDADVLVVNKPRGMVVHPAPGHMHGTLVNALLAHCQDLSGINGVLRPGIVHRIDKDTSGLLMIAKNDLAHESLVNQLVNKTVTRKYVAIVHGVIPHDYGTIDAPIGRDPRDRQSMAVVENGKEAVTHFRVLERFEHYTFLECQLETGRTHQIRVHMKYIGYPLAGDPKYGPRKTLPIDGQALHAGVLGFHHPRTGEYLQFEAPIPHEFERLLDMLRNNR, from the coding sequence ATGGAGCAAATTCAACTCACGATTGAAGAACAACACGATGGAGAGCGCATTGATAAAGTCATTGCCGAATTAAATGAACAATGGTCGCGCTCCCAAGTACAACAATGGCTAAAAGAAGGCCGCGTGCTTGTCAACGGCAAAGCGGTGAAACCGAACTACAAATGCCATGTCGACGATGAAGTGGTCATTTCCATTCCTGACCCAGAACCGTTAGATGTTGAGCCGGAGCCGATTCCACTCGACATTTATTACGAAGATGCGGACGTGCTCGTTGTCAATAAGCCGCGCGGCATGGTCGTTCATCCAGCACCAGGGCATATGCACGGGACGCTTGTTAACGCGTTACTTGCACATTGTCAAGACCTTTCCGGCATTAACGGTGTGCTTCGACCGGGCATCGTTCATCGCATCGATAAAGATACGTCCGGTTTATTAATGATTGCCAAAAACGATTTGGCGCATGAGTCGCTTGTCAATCAACTTGTAAACAAAACGGTGACGCGCAAATATGTCGCGATCGTTCACGGTGTTATTCCGCACGATTATGGGACGATTGATGCTCCAATCGGGCGCGACCCACGCGATCGTCAAAGCATGGCCGTTGTTGAAAATGGGAAAGAAGCGGTGACGCATTTTCGCGTTCTTGAACGATTTGAACATTATACGTTTTTGGAGTGTCAACTCGAAACAGGGCGAACGCATCAAATTCGGGTTCATATGAAATATATCGGCTATCCGCTTGCGGGTGACCCGAAATACGGTCCGCGCAAAACGCTACCGATTGATGGACAAGCGCTTCATGCCGGCGTATTAGGGTTTCATCACCCGCGCACAGGCGAATATTTGCAGTTTGAAGCCCCGATTCCTCACGAATTTGAACGATTGCTCGATATGTTGCGAAATAATCGTTGA